Genomic segment of Falco peregrinus isolate bFalPer1 chromosome 5, bFalPer1.pri, whole genome shotgun sequence:
ACacataaaaacacaaaaacccaaaacaaaacacgaaaAAACATCCAAACACCAAGCAAACCCTTTTGGACTTCAGAACTAATCTGACATCAACCTTAATGTTACCTCTCTACTAAGAATGTACATGTTTATaatcaaacacattttgaaaatcttaGGAAAACATAACATTGTATTTTAACAAGCACATTTGACCTCCCGAAATCACTCCTCTTAACCCTGATTTGCTAGTGTTTTTCTGTCTGATTTTAAAAGGTACGCCTTAGTCTCCTAATTTTAGTGGAAATTTGTCTGGAAATCTCATGCTGTCAGTGATTTTTGCTAACATTATTATTAATACTTTTCAAGCAGAAGAATTACATTGCTGGTTATTtatcttaaaatgtaaatttacttACTCGTAGTCTTGTAACTTGTGTCTGTGGATCAATTAACctaaaaatttgtttttaaaaacaaatcagaaagtaaattttaccaaagtgaaaaaaaaaatcattctgtaaATAAACATCAGTAAAAGTCAGGAAGCAAACTTACTTTAGGCAGTCACAAGTGACTAATAAATGTGATTCTGTCATCCTGAAAACATTATGGATGGCACGCGCTGCTAATATCTGACGCATTGTTTCATAAACAACATCTGGACTTTCATCAGACTTCACCTCCATAGAGCCAAGAAATCTTACAATAAATAACTGATGAAGTATTGAATCTAAGACAAAGGAAAGTATTGAAAAAAGTGAACTCCATTTTGGGTTTTCCATTCAAAACCAAGATGGATTGCAGCCAGGAAAACTCCAAACTTCTAATAACTTGGAAAGAGATTGCTCAGACTTTATGAATTAGAGGTACAATTACTAAACAGCAAGTCACACACACATCTTCTCATTTGGtttaacaaatacaaaagaTGCAATGGGTTAATTTCAGAGCAGACTTCCAGGTAGCAGTCTCACTTAACTCGTCTATTACACTGCTAACGCAACTAAGCATTCTACATCTGGTGTTAAATTAGAAGGGAGAAGCTATCGATGAAAATAggatttgaaaattatttttcaattttttattttgtattgaaataaaatttttgttttaccttCTGTTTCAGATTTTGAGCCTCCAGATTCACCAAAAGGATTTGTGcgtctattaaaaaaatgaaaacattaaaccAGGAGTCAGAttacaaaacccacaaatgaaTAATGTAGTAGTCTCACGCTGCATCACATGTAATGATTTCACAGACTCGTAATCTAGAGAGATAATTTATGATAATCATAAGGACAGTTTAATCAGGAGTTAGACATAAATTGCTATATTCAAGGGTTCAAATTATGGGAAAAACACCAGGTATTATTGTCCTCTGTTGCTGCCATAGAACGTTTTGCTCAtgtagtgtttttttaataactgaattAAACCCAAGTCAAAACCTTGTTAATATTGGAAGAGGTATAGATTTAGGGGATGAAATTTCAGAGAACAGCTTCAGGAAGTACAACCAAAAGCGAGTCCTTTCAGTACTCCGCAGGAGCACTGCACTTCTCATCACTGTCTCACATGGCCGAATTACTTACTTAAgtcactggttttgtttcaaatgcagCTTTTCAAAAACATCACTGGGGTTTTACTCCTAGAGGGTCAAGAGAAATGTGGCTATTTCTGGCTCTCAAAGACAGAATTGCTATCAATTACAACGAAAAGTGAAAATACTCTAGGCTTCCaagttacatttttcaaaagcagtaaaacaatgctggaaaaaaaaaaaaaaaaggagtatgGAAATGGGgaaactgtatttaaaacttCTACAGAGGAAAAACCTCCCTTCTCTCTGCCTAACTAGTAGCCGAAAAACTATTGTCAATAAACTTCAGATTAGGTTTTGTAGGGGATTAAGGAAGGTGTCACCTCTCAATAGTGTTCTAAAAGCAAATTTCagaaccaagaaaaaaaaagtcaatctCTCTTGTTCAGTGATGTCATATTAACTGccagttttattttatcagTGAAATCTTTAAGAGACGTCTGGTTTAAAGTAATGAAATTGTTCTAGACTGATGTCAAGGCGGCGTTGCTGCAATGTTTACATAACATGGATTCAGTCAAGAAGCATCCCATTAAATGTTCACCTGTGTAAATACACTAAAGGGAAATCCTTTCTATTAGCATCTTTTATTGCTCAGACTTTTCTTGTCATTTAACGTTAGACTGGAACCCTAGATGCAAAATCTCACAGGGTCTctcaaaaggcaaaaataaaattcaattaTATGTCATCAGTATCAGAAACTAAGgaaagtgtggggtttttttaataaatacttccAAGGTAGTGCATTGCCTATCTGTACAAACATTGCAGCTCTTTATTGACAGTGATAGTTAATTGAAAATACTAAGCACAACTCTATATAATTTCTGTTATGAAAAATATGATTTACTAGAATGAAATTGTAACTGATGACGTGGATTTAGCTGAAGCATTAACCTTTCCACTTTGTGGAATACAGTTCAAGTCTATTTTAAATCAATAGATTCTTAAGGATCTAGCTAGCCAACTGATTATCCTGCTAcaccaaccaacaaaaacaaaactgtcaaaagaaaaaaaataataattatatataatctTAACTGTTACGTATCTGTGAGGTGCAActgaaaattcaaatatttttcgAAAGGGCAGGGGGATACAACATGTTATTGTGACTACAGTCATGTGAAttagttttcagctttttagctttttttgttgttgctaagAGCAGCTGGATCTGCAAGTATGCTTCTTAATGTCTGAATTCTGTACATATAGTTCCAGAACCGCAGTGCAGATTTACAggcctttattattatttctgagtGGGAAGTTTACAAAAAAACAAGtaggtgaaaatatttttatgttttgggaAGAGCTCTTAGACAATTTTAACTTGTTTGTATATGAGATTACTCTAGAAGCCTAGATCATTTTCACTCACCTTTCAGGTTAGAGAAGAGTGTCATCGTATGCCATCATCACCTGGAGGCAGGGCTACCAAATTTCTCTTGAGTTTCCAAGAGGAAATAACCCAAGCTGCTGGGTGAGCAAGcaataggaaaggaaaatactttgtgaaaccaaaagattaaaataaatcaataaataaaagcattagctgttaaagcaagaaaagctgctgctaaATAGAAAACTACACCTTGAATCTAGGGCCTGTAAttaagcctcttttttttttttttcctctttttttttttttgtttttttttttttacaactatTGAACAGGTTGAAAAATCATTTGCTTTGCAGGCCGCTGCAAATTTTGTGACATGTCAGGGCAAAGGCAATGTGTGCTTTGGAGCTGCAGCCTAACATTGTTCTCAAATTAATATAACTgtaggaatttttttccttctctctacATTTCCTACCTGCCCGACTGCCCTGAAGATTTTGCTTGACCAGGCAGATCTTCACTAACTGGAGATATTATGTCAAATTGTATAGGAGTGTCAGGGGCAACAAGTGAATCCAAGGAAAGTGCTGATAAAGCTGCTGATTCAGATCCCAGTGATCCTGTGCTGCTAGTACGAGCTGCAGGAGGACGAGATtgtctaaaacaaaaaaaaaaaaataaaaatgaagatatCAACAGTTTCAGGTTTGTTGATAGTTAAACCATACGGGAGACCAATACAATATTCCAAAACTTGGAtgtcaaacaaaacaaaaactaaaaaaccccaaggtgATCAGGTTATAGTAAACAAAAATGGAGTCTATGTTCCTAGACGAATTTATGTAAGTTGAAGTTATTACTTACAATTATTAATGCATCAGGCATCAGACTGTATTACATTTTGTATGTGATTATATACTGATGTTAAAACAATCTGCTGCTTCCAGGAGTTGGGCACATTAAGAAAAATCCCATTATTAATTCATACAACAAACCAGACATATGATGCAACCAACAAAACTGTCTACTCAGCTGGAAATCTGGATTACCTGTAACAATGGATGCTAAACAACGCTCGGAAGACAAGTTCAAGTTTTCCTCTAGCCTATCAAAGATTTCATTCTGAACATAGAAAGTTTTAttgggtttgtggggttttttttcctccctggaaCTTTATCCAGGATTCTCTTTGTAGTTGCGCTCTTCAGATGACCTACTGTTCATTAACTTACACAGCTGGACGCATGCTCTCATgcctctgctgaaaggaaggagaTGGAGTAACAGCCTCCAGAGCTGACTGATTCACACGTGCAGCAATTTCCTGCAATAGacagatgggaaaaaataactgaaaatatctTCCTCAAAATAAGCTTTaagattttagttttatttatatgcaaCTGGCAGAAGTTATAAACTCAACTGTGAGAATCTTACATTCCTAAATTTTCACTAATATAGCTGTACTATTTTCTTCTAACTTGCAACACATTTCCTGCTGTTCAATTTCTAAATTTAAATGAATGCACTTGCTTTATAATACTGCTAATGTTAATAAAGGCCAGCAATAGAGAAAAATCCCAATGACAAGCCTGACAAAATAAGCAAATGTAGccatgaaggaaaaagaaaaatctcttttgagAAATGCTGTCCCAAACTACTACCTAAAAATCTTGAAGCTTCAAAATTCTTCACTTTAAATTTGGTAACacttaaatgtttctgaaacacCAAGACATAAGCAACTATCAAGTAAGGACTATGTAACAATGGTATTTCAGCAAATAACAGGCCATTTACAGTTGACGTATTTAATTTTGATCTTTCATTGAAATCATTAATTCTGAAGTATCAGTATTTAATGTTGATGGTTTCCCTTCATAAGGTAAAGCCAACAGCAGAAGTCCTTGAGGTAAGAGGATTTTCGGAGAGGGAAAGCGCAGAAGACAAAACAATGAAGAAGCAACATTTTGTGTGAGCGTATGACTTGGAAAAGGAGAATGACTACAAAGCCATTGGGAAGTGAGGAGAAGGCACCAATAATTGAGGTGTAAATGCACACACCTTCACTGATGTCAGGGAGCTGTACCGGTTTATGCCAGGACTAAACAGAACCTCAGCTGTATATTCATCACACGTGCTTTAGGTAACTGAGTTCTGCACTACAACTATTTTGTTTCTCATCTACATAGTTAACTTGAGACAGTCAGCCAGGTACTTGTATTATCTACAAAGTTATATTTAGTTCCTGAAGCAAAAACTGGCATGACACTTTCTGTTTCACCTTGATCTTCCCGATCGTTTGGCCAGAGCCTGGTGTTATGTAGCGGAATGATGGATTCCCGTATTATTCAACAAGCTGCCTGCTGTATCTACAGTTCTCATCTCTGGTATGTGATCACTGGAAAGTTTCCTTTCCAGTAACCTGTTTCAGACCTCAGCAGGGACATCACAGCACACAATTCCACTTTCAACACTGCAGATAAATGCTCTGTTATAAACCACTTGATTTTGTTTGGGCCAGTTCCCCTAATTTAGCAAGTAAAAATCACTACCTAAGTTTGTATCAAGATGAATTTACTAAATACAAATGTAAACCATACAATTGACATTTATTTACCCAAATTCTCTAcatgaaacaaataaacaatTCCCCACTCTTCAAAAGGCAAATAACTCCCTCCGTGAAGTGCAAGTGTTTTTCCTACAGAACTGCTACACTTGTAAGATTCATATTCATAAGATTTTCAGTTCCCTCTAGTAGAAATTAAATGTGCCCATCCATATATCTGTCGTATTAATCTGTAACAAAGTATCACATACAAAACACAAATATGGAATCGTGACCGCATCAGAAAGTTTGTATTTGGTACAAAGtcacatatttttaatgctttctatATAAGCATTAAGATGAAGGAGACAATGGCTGTATGCTTTTATACCATGAAAACCTTATCATTAGGCATGTAGGAAGTACTCAGCTTAATTATATGCTATCCAATTAGATCCAGTtgattgctttttcattttgtgcatATCTACATCTTAACATATTGCTGGTACTATAAATTTTAGTAAAGTTACCTCAGGGTTTTCACTTAGATATATCTGTTTAGATATGTTGTTTATGGTGCATATCcactgaaaaagagagaaaagaagaaaaaaaaaaaggtaatttttcatatttttttaacaaacttgATTGAATACCTGAGTTGGCAGTTTCAGCactttttctactttctttGTAACTTCAGGTGGCTTGTCATAACATCCAGCTTGTCATTGAATTCACTATCTGCATAGTGCACCTTACAGTACcagattttactttaaaataaaattattttagtcaCACTACAGATCAAAACTAAAATAAGCATAAACCGTGACTcttaaggaattaaaaaacatCAGGATTCTCTGTACTCCATTACTCTGTGACTGCAGCTGACATTGTTTCCTCCAGACAAAATAAGGATTCCATCTGCCTTTGATGCAACTTTCCCATTTCTTGCATCTGTAAGCTAGAATCTATTTTCTCCCCGTGCTATGGAAAGgcatctgctcctgctccttgaTTTTCAACTGTTCTCTGAAGGAGAAAACTAACTGGATTACATGCATACTACCAGTGCTGCTTCACTGAACCTCAGCTCATTGTTAGGGTTGTCACCTGAGCTATCTAaaagacagcagagcagctgcagcccagaaaatCACAAATTTGAGCTGTGAAAGCTTACTACAagttcctttcctctgctgagGCATCTGAGGACAAAAAGTTTCAGGGTTAGGCTGTTATACAACTTCAACAGAGCTGGTGAACCCAGGGCAACCTGACACAGCCCAGCTAAAAACCTTAGCAATAGCATAAAAGGTCATTTCATATCAATGGAACACTGAAGATAACAGAGGAATCTGAATGCAGGCTGAAagtactgtattttctgtattatccAGCTACTTAcccaaacatattttaaatcaacagtgcttctgtaacattttctttcccatcacACCCCTATTGAAAAGTCTACACTGAGTAATAATGCAAACAGGCATACctttttaattaacaaagaCTTCATATCACTTACTACATCTGTTCCTTTGTTTCTGAACAGATCTAACTCTATTCAGACTACGAATCTAATGAAACTATCAGTTTGGCCAATCCGTGCAAACCTTTAGAAAGCTGTAGAAAGCTgtccaaataaaacaaattctaacagctaagaaaagaaaaagcagggaaaagatATCCCTGCCGGTTGGGTGAGGGGGTTTCCCCATTTCCTTTCCCCATCAATACATGCTGCAAGTTTGCTGCCCCAGTATTTGAATATCGATATTTCTGAGCTAGCACACACCCACTGTGCAGGCAAGGAAATCTGCATCACCAGACTTAGAAGCTACTTGGAAACAGTGACCACAAGCAGCTTTGAGAGCAGTccaaaagcaaattatttcacATTACTCGATTCATCTTTTTCACGAAGTATAAACACGTTTCCCACCAAAACAGTTCTTCCTCATTTCTCAACTGCTTGTATCACTATCTGTGTCCTAACCCAAgtcttcctttattttccatacCTGACAAGCAGGTAGGAAGAAAGAAGGTTAGGAAAGCACGAACAGGAAGGAGAAGCAACATTTGTCACAATTCCATTACTGCTAGCTATTTTGCTGTAGGTGTTTCCCACTCCCCcacctcctttttccctttctttcttccataaTACTGGAAAGGACTTGGTAGCAAtcacaactgcatttttttttctctaggatTTTAACACAGTCATTTTTTCAGACTTCCTGAAACCCATCATTATGGACAGAATCAGTTAAAATTTCATCACTTACCACCTAGAGAACATAAAATGAGCATTCTGACTGCTTTTACGAATATATTTCTTCTATGCAACAAAAATCACTGGACTCCATGTGAACCTCCTATAAGCTTACCTCTTCATaatcttttttactttctgcctGTAAGATTgaagacctgaaaaaaaagagcatggaAAAGACAATTTTATCTTACTTAAAATGCCTCACAAATACATTCAGACAGGAAACTCCACCTTCACATTGGTATGCTGCACAACAAATTAAGAAAGGCTGAAGATTCTGTGCACAGGCTGAGTACAGTCAACATTTAACTGGAGGGGGTGGAGAAATCTatgctttcatttcaaatgaaaatagaaaaagaacaaaattctaATTGTGCCCATGTAATACTTCAGCACTCACAAAATGCAATAATACACAATTGTAAATGTATTatgttaattttattctgaaatacaaCTCAGCTACATTATAGACCTTATAAACAAAAGCCCAGACATTGCAAAGTTAAAAAGGTGTCCCAGATTTTGCTTCTAAATACCCCCAAAATCTATCAAGCTGTAATCTGGCCAAAGGGagaccatttttcttttagtgatTCCAGTATTATTTACAGGTAACAGTAATTTAAGAATACTTACTTTTTGCCATCAAAAGATGTTATCTGAAAGCAGTACCGTCTGTCTTCACAGTCCACAGCCATTACAGAACAATTGTCTATATCCATGACAAGTCCCCCAGCTACGTCACCTCTCGCCTGGCTCATCAGGTTTCCACCTTGAGTGAAGTAAAACTGTCTCTCCCAGCTGGAAGATACCAGCCCTGTCTTactaaaagataaaaagaagtTCTTAGTAGTAGATCAGGAGTTCAGCTGAGCTGAACATCACTTGGAACAAACCACCTGGGCACTTAAGATAACTTTACAGCTAAATTAGTCTCTTTccatctgtcatttttttcatactaaACCTACTGCTGGACAAAGAATACATACAATAATAGTTCTTAAATTATGTGAAACAatttagaataaaaaagcaTAAGTACTTCAGTTTTTGATGGTCAGCTTTTACGGTACTGCTTTAATTATATGCATTATCAATATAATTGATAAGACCTCTGAACTCTGCACTTAAGATTGTTAAGACTAAGTTTTGAATAACTCTGCATTAAGAATTAACTTACTCATGTCTGATACTTCGATTTTCTAAGTACTTTGTAACATTCAACAAGATTCCAAAATTCTGCTTAGAGcatgtggggggtgggggttggttttatggtttttttgtgcattttttgggttgtggtttgttgtttttttttttttttttccccagaataaCAGAAGAGGAACAATCTGAAACCAAAAATCAATAACACTTGCAGTTTAGCCCCCCTTTTTGTTCAGATATTCTGTTCAATATTAAGTGCTGCAATTGTACTCTACTACAGAAATTCATGCCTCATTCAGTGAGTATATTACTGTAACTGTTGTGGTAAAAGTAATCtacattttttcagaaattccCTGGAGCTTATTAAATAaatcacaggggaaaaaaaaacagcattGCAATCTATTTTCAGTAACCCTAAAAATCAGCTGCTAGACTTTAATAAATAAAGTTCCCAGCTCCCTCCAGTGGACAAAAGACTACCTCAAGAAATGGAGAAGGCCATTCAAAGTGTATTTTGGTTAAACGCGAATGTTTTGCCTTGCCTACCTCAGGCTTGGTGTATTTTCTTAGTAACCTAAATCCCAAAGCTTTAACAGATACTTGTAGAACAATCCTGATAGCTGCAATCTTCTTGTTTTCCAATTTCAATCCAGTGAAATTACACCCTcattaactttttctttctgatgtgaAAATTCAGGCAAATTAAAGACTACAATCAGGATAACTATGTTTTACAGCTGAATGATACTATGTCAGTGTAACAATGAAATGAATACTAATAAAGTGAAGGattcaaaagaaagaagcagaatagTTCCTGTGACTTACTCAATTATGTAAATTCAGAATGgctaacttaaaaaaataataaataaataaacttgcATACTTTTTAAGATTTCctttcccaaaataaaatattctgggaTTTTTAAGTAACAAGTTAGTCTTACTTTCTTGCATTGAGATAGCCAGCTTTCCGTGTTAGATTTCTGTGAACAGGAAATTTCGTAGGATCAGGATCAGGCAAATACAGTGGATCACTAGCCACTTCCAAGTCCTCTATAGTTTGTTGCATGTTTTCTACTTCACACTCCATTTCCCTGCGAACACTAAGGTAAATAATGTgtcattaacaaaaataatatattaataagtAGAAACATAAACAATAAATGTCTTGATAATGATTCAAAACAACACAACTTACTTCTGTACACTTGTGCCAATATTGGTCAAAAATTCTTCCAACTGCTCTGTAAGATTTTCTGagcccattttaaaaaaacttatctttcaaaaaaaaaaaaaaggagaaaagggagaattTAGTAATTAATAAAACTACATTAACAATTAACAGATGAAACCATAGGAGCTAAAAAGTTTCTCAGAGAAATCTTGTCAACCCTCATTCCCACCAAAGCCTCTAAATAAAAGGAGCAGAATGCATGTTTCTGTCTGCAAGTGAAGGCTGACACCGACATTGCAGTGGCATTTCATCGTGTTGAAAGGATGTGCATAAAGTCACCTcgaggaaacaaagaaaaatgcagaaactgcCCTGGGAGAGAAACaaggttttgtctttttgtgaTCCCCACTCTCTACGCTTTTGCAAGCCCATCAGCCTGCTGACTGTGGTGTTATGGGTGGGGTTATTTGGGGTGCATAAGAGAGGGGAAACCTGTGAGTACTTGTCCGCGGCCATGCTCTTAACTGTGGATCCTGTCAACTGACaatacatttcttaaaaacagtGTACTACGTACTGGTCCAGAAAAACTGCAGCATCTCAATTGAGTTTAGCCATATGGAATCTCAAAACAGGAAGCCACAGGGCACGGCCATGCCCTTCCCAGTCTCAGATTCAGCAAAAACCTGCACCCGATGCAAAAACTAATGCACCAGCACATTAGGCTGCATTATCTACTTTGTTACAAAAAACATTCAGAGTGTAGTTCTTAAATACAAGctgcaaagttttaaaaagaaccAAGAGTTCTTCTTGGACTCGGAAAGCTTTCAGAGAGTATCCAGAAGTTAATTTCCACTCTGGACACTGCGGCAGTGCCAGATGCTGGGAAGTCttgacatttttccttttaaaaaaaccatacTGATGATatacttctgaaaatacaaattaagtCTCTTTTTCATAGTTTAAGAACTTTTTCACAGTTGTATTGCTTACTGCACCCATCCTCAAATAAACGAATCATGAACTCATTTATACTAAACAAAATCAAGCCAGAATGACTTTTAGCATTCCAGTTCTTCCACAGCCCTGAATGAAAACAGTAGTGTTGTGACTTTGACCATTATCTCACCTCGGAATACCTGCCACAGGGAAGAGTTTAACTGCCTCCACATTACTTCCTAAAAAGGTACACTTCCATGTGGGCTGGCACGCATGAAAGTTTTAACCAGCTATTCCCATCAGTgatcaagtggaaaaaaagtacCCAGCAATGAAAATGTAAGCAGTGCGTTAGATTTAGCCATCTGGGTTTTGGGGTAGAATTAGACCCTTGTGTTTGTCACCCACACTTCCCTAAAAGATTCTCCAATGGGAGTGAGGGTGTATCACGATGAGGTTCATCTACTGAGTGGAAAATTATTAGCACTAGCTAATGACAATGTTCACAGCAGTAGCTATGACAACCATGAGGACGAATATCAGGGTGtgtctttttctccatttgcttCCTTGGACTGCAAAAGAGGTCTTGCAATGGTTTTCAGTATGTCAACCTTCATGAAGTACTTCTACATCTTCTTTCAGACCTACAGCTTTCAGAATCTGAAATTACCTGAGCTT
This window contains:
- the APPL1 gene encoding DCC-interacting protein 13-alpha codes for the protein MPGIDKLPIEETLEDSPQTRSLLGVFEEDAAAISNYINQLFQAMHRIYDAQNELSAATHLTSKLLKEYEKQRFPLGGDDEVMTSTLQQFAKVIDELSSCHAVLSTQLADAMMFPITQFKERDLKEILTLKEVFQIASNDHDAAITRYSRLSKRRENEKIKAEVTEDVYTSRKKQHQTMMHYFCALNSLQYKKKIAMLEPLLGYMQAQISFFKMGSENLTEQLEEFLTNIGTSVQNVRREMECEVENMQQTIEDLEVASDPLYLPDPDPTKFPVHRNLTRKAGYLNARNKTGLVSSSWERQFYFTQGGNLMSQARGDVAGGLVMDIDNCSVMAVDCEDRRYCFQITSFDGKKSSILQAESKKDYEEWICTINNISKQIYLSENPEEIAARVNQSALEAVTPSPSFQQRHESMRPAVQSRPPAARTSSTGSLGSESAALSALSLDSLVAPDTPIQFDIISPVSEDLPGQAKSSGQSGRRTNPFGESGGSKSETEDSILHQLFIVRFLGSMEVKSDESPDVVYETMRQILAARAIHNVFRMTESHLLVTCDCLKLIDPQTQVTRLRFPLPNVVLYATHQENKRLFGFVLRTSGGRVESRQTSICYIFESNNEGEKICDSVGLAKQIAFHAELDRKASEKQKEIDRVKEKQQKELNKQKQIEKDLEEQSRLIAASSRSNQGSGEGQFVVLSSSQSEDSDLGEEGKKKRESEA